Part of the Lysobacter enzymogenes genome is shown below.
TCTGATCCAGCCCTTTCCGGAACGAACATGAGCACAACCGCCCAGGCGCGCGAATACGACGCCATCGTGATCGGCTCGGGAACTTGCGGAGCGACCGTCGCCCGCGAGCTCAGCCGCCGCAACAAGAAGGTGCTGTTGCTGGAACGCGGCGGCGACGCGCCGCTGAAGGAGACCCTGGGCGGCCTGATCGCGATCGCCGATCAGGTCAAGCTCGGCGAAGGCAAGCTGGCGACGGCGCGCGCGTTGACCGTCGGCGGCTCGACCGCGATGTACTTCGGCGTGGTCAACGAGCCGCCGCTGCACACCTTCCGCGGCCTCGGCATCGAACTCGACGCCGATCTGGCCGCGGTGCGCGCGGAACTGCCGATCGCGCCGCTGCCGGCGCCGCTGCTCGGCCCGCAGGCGCAGCGCCTGCGCGACAGCGCGCAGGCGCTGGGTTACGACTGGAAGGCCAACGAGATGCTGGTCGACGCCGCGCGCTGCGGTTCCGGCTATGCCTACGAAGCCAAATGGAAGGCGCGCCGCTACGTCGAGGACGCGGTCGGCCACGGCGCGACCCTGGTGACCCGCGCCACCGCCGGCAAGATCCTGCGCGAGGGCGACCGCGCCATCGGCGTGGAGTACTCGCACAAGCCCGGCAAGTTCGGCGCGCGCACGCAGCAGGCGTTCGCCAGCCGCATCGTGCTGGCCGCCGGCGAGACCGCGACGCCGAAGATCCTGCGCGACAACGGCATCGGCGGTATCGGCGCGCAAGGTTTTTACTGCAATCCGGGCTATGCGCTGTACGGCCTGGTGCCGGGGCTCGGCGGCACCGAGGGCTTCGTCGGCAATGCCGGCTGCACCCTGGAGGAGGGCATCGAGCTCGGCGACGCGAATGTCGGCCGCGCGATGCACCGGCCGCTGATGCTCAGCGGCCTGCGCCTGCGTCACATGTTCTCGTTCCCGCAGAGCCTCGGCGTCGGCGTCAAGGTCAAGGACGAACTCGGCGGGCGCATGAGCGACGACGGCCGCTTCCACAAGACCTTCAGCGCGCAGGACCAGCGCCGGCTCGACACCGGACGCAAGGCCGCGGTGCGCCTGCTGGAGAAAGCCGGCGCGCAGCGCATCGTCGATTTCGGCCTCACCGCCGCCGGCCGCGTCGGCGGGCTGGTGCGCATCGGCGAGCATGTCGACGCGCAGCTGGAGAGCTCGCTGCGCAACCTGCACGTCTGCGACGGCTCGGTGATTCCCGACGAAATGCGCGGCACGCCGACGCTGACCCTGCTGTGCATGGCGCGTTATCTGTCGCGGCAGTTGTTGACCCGCCTGTAAGCCGCGCGCGACTGCGCGCCATCTCAATTACGGAGAGACCTCATGAATTCGATCGTCATGGATCCGCCCGAGGCCGTCGCGGCCGCGGCCGGCACGCCGCGCGCCAAGCCCCGGCGCCGCTGGCTCAAGCGCCTGGGCTATGTGGCGCTCGCGTTGGCGGGATTGGCGCTGATCTCGCACTTCGTCTGGGTCGGCTCCGGCGACAACCAGTGGAAGCTGGCGCGCGAGCACGACGGGATCAAGGTGTATACGCGTAAGGCGCCCGGCGCGGCGCTGCTGCAGGTGCGCGGCGAAACGCGCTTGAAGTCGCGGCTCGCGCCGATGGTGGATCTGCTGGAGAACGTCAGCAATTGCAGCGATGCCTATTGCTACGATGCGGCGGTGATCGATCGCGTGCCGAGCGTGCCGAACCACTTCGCGTCGTACGTCACCTACAAGTTCAAGATGCCGGGCCTGGCGCCGCGCCAGTACGTGCTGTTCGTGCAGCATGCGCAGGATCCGGTCAGCAAGGAAATGACCCTGAGCCTGACCGCCGCGCCGAACCGGGTGCCGCGCGATCCGTGCTGCGTGCGCGTGACCCACCTCAACAACTTCTGGACCTTCGTTCCGCACCCCGACGGCGCGCTCGACGTCAGCCTGACCCAGGACACCGACCTCGGCGGCCTGCCGTACCCGATGGCCAATCTCGGCCTGATCGAATCCACCGACCTTTTCATGAAGATGCTTCCCGAGCTGATGGCCAAGGACAAGTTCCGCAACGTCCAGGTCGACGGCGTGCTCGAAGCCACGCAAGGCAATCCCTGAGGCCCGCCATGAACACCCAGACCTACGATTCCTCGCTCGCCGCGGCCGGCGCCGCCGCCAAGCCCAAGCCGCGCCGTTCGCGCCTGCGCCGGCTGCTGGTCGCTTTGCTGTACGCGATTCCGCTGTTGGCTTTGATCGTCGCCGGCGCCAACCAGGCCTGGCTGATGTCCGGCTCCAACACCTGGGAGCTCAAGATCGACAAGGACGGCACCCAGGTCTACACGATGAAGACGCCGGGCGCGTACGGCCTGAAGATCCGCGGCGTGACCCAGACCAAGGAGTTCAGCCTCAGCAACCACATCGCCCCACTGCTCGACGAGAGCATCCAGAACGATTGCGGCAAGTGGGTCGAAGGCTGCCTGAGCTACAAGATCGTCCAGCCCTGGAACCCGCGTACCCAAAGCAACGTGACTATGTGGACGGTCAAGCTGCCGCCGCCGTTCTCGCCGCGGCAGATGCTGCTGCAAGGCCAGCTGACTCAAGACCCGGTCACCAAGGTCGTGACGCTCGAGAACGTCGCCGTTCCGAACAAGCTGCCGCCGGATCCTTGCTGCGTGCGCGTGCAGCAGCTGCACAACGTCTGGCATTACACGCCGATGGCCGACGGCAACATCAAGATCGAGCTGCTGTACGACCTGAGCATGGGCGGCGGCTTCCCGCAGCTGCTGCTGAACCTCGGCGCGCCGGCGGCGGTGCACAAGATGCTGACCGAGCAGAACCCGGCGTTGCTGCGCAAGCCGCAGTACCGCAACGCGCGCCTGGACTTCCTGGACGAGACCGCGCCGGCGCCGGGCGCCGCCGCGCCGCAACCGTAAACCGGCGCCGGCCGCGCCGGCGCGATACACCCCGGAACACCCTGAAAACCGCGCGTCCTGCGCGCGGCGACGGCGCTATTTTCCCTGAGGACCCCGTGATGAGCTGGATCAAGGAACGCTTCGAGCGATTCGGCGAGCGCCCGATCGCGATCAACGAAACCGGCACGGTCACCTACGCTCAGTTCGCCGCCAACCTGCAACAGTGGACGCAAGCCCTGGACGGCTGGGGCATCGCGCCCGGCGAACGCGTCGGCCTGGTGTCGGAGTACCACATCGATGCGGTGGCTTTGCTGCAGGCCTTGCTCGAGCGCGGCTGCATCGTGGTGCCGCTGTCCGAGGACGACCGCGCGCTGTTCGGCGAGCGCCTGGCCACGACCAGCGCGACCCGCCTGATCGAAGTGGCGTCGGAAGGCCCGGTGACGCCGCAGACCACGGTCTGCCGCGATCTCTCGGCCAGCGCGCCGCCGCCGCATGAACTCATGGCGCCGATGGTGGAGCAGGGCAGGCCGGGCTTCGTGATCTTCACCTCCGGCAGCACCGGCAAGGGCAAGGCGGTGCTGCTCGACCACGAGCGCATGGTGAGCAAGTACCGC
Proteins encoded:
- a CDS encoding GMC family oxidoreductase N-terminal domain-containing protein, coding for MSTTAQAREYDAIVIGSGTCGATVARELSRRNKKVLLLERGGDAPLKETLGGLIAIADQVKLGEGKLATARALTVGGSTAMYFGVVNEPPLHTFRGLGIELDADLAAVRAELPIAPLPAPLLGPQAQRLRDSAQALGYDWKANEMLVDAARCGSGYAYEAKWKARRYVEDAVGHGATLVTRATAGKILREGDRAIGVEYSHKPGKFGARTQQAFASRIVLAAGETATPKILRDNGIGGIGAQGFYCNPGYALYGLVPGLGGTEGFVGNAGCTLEEGIELGDANVGRAMHRPLMLSGLRLRHMFSFPQSLGVGVKVKDELGGRMSDDGRFHKTFSAQDQRRLDTGRKAAVRLLEKAGAQRIVDFGLTAAGRVGGLVRIGEHVDAQLESSLRNLHVCDGSVIPDEMRGTPTLTLLCMARYLSRQLLTRL